The following proteins come from a genomic window of Malus sylvestris chromosome 4, drMalSylv7.2, whole genome shotgun sequence:
- the LOC126620000 gene encoding uncharacterized protein LOC126620000, protein MGIPNKERANHQNIDQHETSLNPAASTRSRRSGGRHLLAEGLEASKVVYRDCRDFLKQRRENPLHISLKINDPRVSEKLSPLPRPMPAAHLRKERQVLEEHEGTKDSEVFRQTRLRSQYGESKEKSPALAQTFLLSRDDEDLHKKIPVVHDSTQDPLVLQLLEEVNKLKAERQAEIPDWNQPRPDPLTKRILDTPFKRRQNKSLVYNSILEGRTRLNILTSLSPPWHIRCTSTKSDVFSSLPPSLAKL, encoded by the coding sequence atgggtatccccaataaagagcgagctaatcatcaaaacattgatcaacatgagacttctctcaacccagctgcttcgacccgaagcaggagaagtggaggaagacacctccttgcagaagggttggaagcatcgaaagtcgtttatcgtgattgccgagacttcctaaagcaacgtcgagagaatcccctccacataagcttgaagatcaatgacccaagggtttctgaaaaactcagtcccctcccacgacccatgCCAGCTGCCCATCtaaggaaggaacgacaggtcctagaggaacatgaaggtacaaagGACTcagaggtattccgacagactcgccttagaagtcagtacggcgaatccaaggaaaaatcacccgctcttgctcaaactttcctactttcgAGAGACGATGAAGATTTACataagaaaattccagtggtacatgactctactcaagacccccttgtcctacagctccttgaggaagtaaacaagttgaaggctgaacgtcaggccgagatacctgactggaaccaacccaggcctgaccctctcacaaagaggatcctcgacaccccattcaagcgaagacaaaacaaaagcttggtttacaactctatactggaagggaggacccgattgaacattttaacctctttgagtccaccatggcatatcagatgcacatcgacaaagagcgatgtcttctcttcccttccaccctctctagcgaagctctaa